A stretch of the Bacillus anthracis str. Vollum genome encodes the following:
- a CDS encoding S8 family serine peptidase: MKKTTSILLSMALVFSSFGALSAHAESLQKEKQFSPQLKTTIEQWGESKIAQHVETKTTKEISVIVELQHAPLAAQSNIQHAPDLQNSHAQSYHTELKKAQEETTKKIKEKAPGAKIKEVYNTLFSGFSISVPGDQITALASLPEVKTVYPNLTYKLHETTKSATSEEAPNIGGPTIGAPEAWNLKDPSGKSLDGKGMKVAIIDSGVDYTHPDLKANYIGGYDTVDEDADPMDGNVHGTHVAGIIAGNGKIKGVAPNASILAYRVMNDGGTGTTDDIIQGIERAIQDGADVLNLSLGQDLNVPDQPVTLTLERAAKLGITAVVSNGNDGPKPWSVDAPGNASSVISVGASTVSIPFPTFQVAGSSKTYQGLSLSKSDFPIGNDSPLVYVGYGNPSDYAKQDVKGKFALVLQGTSSTLVKAEQAKQAGAIGVLFISTEKEMNSMPEYFTRENLALPVMQLSNVNGEELKNLITKRKKNIKIGQPVPTELIGNFSSRGPSQGSWLIKPDIVAPGVQITSTVPRGGYESHNGTSMAAPQVAGAVALLRQMHPDWTTQQLKASLANTAKTLKDVNENTYPIMTQGSGLINIPKAAQTDVLVKPNNVSFGLIKPNSGKVKLTQNITLQNLSSKKKSFSTRVELLDTNTKTKVKTSVPSSISIQPNSSTEKPFTITVDSSLPQGVYTGNVYVKEQGAKEETRIPFTFSIDPKDYKRIDGLEIINSTFSPNGDQILDDNLINYYLVAPVDDVTLHANLVTKERVTYQGIIHQAKNETAGYKPFKWDGTKADGTPLADGLYQIEAVASNSGGETKQTAAVFLDRTAPKLTYEIDQENLVITGKVDDILLDWMTESGWVAPGIPVRLQYEINGNGVWESAFLNPWEKNYGIYLDRTQLQEGKNTIHIVATDAAGNTSNLNVDLDVK; encoded by the coding sequence ATGAAAAAAACTACATCTATACTTTTAAGTATGGCACTCGTCTTTTCTAGTTTTGGAGCTTTAAGCGCCCATGCTGAATCACTGCAAAAGGAGAAGCAATTTAGTCCACAACTAAAAACAACGATTGAACAATGGGGAGAAAGTAAAATTGCTCAACACGTTGAAACAAAAACAACAAAAGAAATATCTGTAATTGTAGAATTGCAACATGCACCTCTTGCTGCGCAAAGTAACATTCAGCATGCTCCAGATTTACAAAATAGTCATGCACAGTCTTATCATACCGAGCTAAAAAAAGCACAAGAAGAGACGACTAAGAAAATAAAAGAAAAAGCACCTGGTGCAAAAATTAAAGAAGTTTATAATACGTTATTTTCTGGTTTCTCTATTTCAGTTCCAGGAGATCAAATTACTGCTCTTGCTTCTTTACCTGAAGTAAAGACAGTCTATCCGAACTTAACATATAAATTGCATGAAACAACGAAAAGCGCTACTAGCGAAGAAGCACCTAATATTGGTGGACCGACAATTGGTGCTCCTGAAGCATGGAATTTAAAAGACCCATCTGGTAAATCTCTTGATGGAAAAGGTATGAAAGTAGCGATTATCGATTCTGGCGTAGACTATACACATCCTGACTTAAAGGCAAATTATATTGGTGGATACGACACAGTGGATGAAGATGCTGATCCAATGGATGGTAACGTACACGGTACTCATGTAGCTGGAATTATTGCTGGTAATGGAAAAATTAAAGGCGTTGCTCCAAATGCTTCTATTTTAGCTTATCGTGTCATGAATGACGGTGGTACTGGTACAACAGATGATATTATTCAAGGTATTGAACGAGCAATTCAAGATGGTGCTGATGTGTTAAATCTATCCCTTGGACAAGATTTAAATGTACCTGATCAGCCTGTAACTTTAACGTTAGAACGTGCAGCAAAGCTTGGGATTACTGCAGTCGTTTCCAATGGAAATGATGGTCCAAAACCTTGGTCTGTTGATGCACCTGGAAATGCAAGTAGCGTTATATCAGTTGGAGCATCTACAGTTTCTATTCCGTTTCCAACATTCCAAGTAGCTGGTTCCAGCAAAACATACCAAGGATTATCGTTATCAAAATCAGATTTCCCAATAGGAAATGATTCTCCACTTGTATATGTTGGCTATGGTAATCCAAGCGATTATGCAAAACAAGATGTGAAAGGAAAATTTGCACTTGTTTTACAAGGTACTTCTAGCACGTTAGTAAAAGCTGAACAAGCGAAGCAAGCTGGTGCAATTGGTGTACTATTCATTTCTACAGAAAAAGAAATGAATAGTATGCCTGAATACTTTACACGTGAAAACCTAGCCCTTCCAGTTATGCAACTATCCAATGTAAACGGTGAAGAGTTGAAAAATTTAATTACAAAGCGTAAGAAAAATATAAAGATCGGACAACCGGTTCCGACTGAATTAATTGGAAACTTTAGTTCCAGAGGTCCATCACAAGGAAGCTGGCTTATAAAACCAGATATCGTTGCACCTGGCGTACAAATTACTAGTACCGTACCACGAGGTGGCTATGAATCTCATAACGGAACAAGTATGGCTGCTCCGCAAGTAGCTGGAGCGGTTGCCCTCCTGCGTCAAATGCACCCTGATTGGACGACGCAACAATTAAAAGCATCACTTGCCAATACCGCAAAAACTTTAAAAGATGTGAATGAAAATACATATCCTATTATGACACAAGGATCTGGTTTAATTAACATCCCGAAAGCAGCTCAAACAGATGTATTAGTCAAACCTAACAATGTGAGCTTCGGTCTTATTAAGCCAAACAGTGGTAAAGTAAAACTGACGCAAAATATTACGTTACAAAATCTATCTAGTAAAAAGAAAAGTTTTTCAACTCGTGTGGAATTGCTAGATACAAACACAAAAACAAAAGTAAAAACTTCTGTACCTTCATCGATTAGCATACAGCCGAATAGTAGTACCGAAAAACCATTTACTATCACTGTCGATAGCTCACTACCACAAGGTGTGTATACTGGGAATGTATATGTAAAAGAGCAGGGAGCGAAAGAAGAAACTCGCATTCCATTTACATTTAGTATCGATCCTAAAGATTACAAACGTATAGATGGACTCGAAATTATTAATTCTACATTTAGTCCAAATGGTGACCAAATATTAGACGATAATCTCATCAACTACTATTTAGTTGCACCTGTGGATGATGTAACATTGCATGCAAATTTAGTTACAAAAGAACGTGTAACGTACCAAGGGATTATCCATCAAGCTAAAAATGAAACAGCTGGATACAAACCTTTCAAATGGGATGGTACAAAAGCAGATGGTACTCCGTTAGCTGACGGTCTATACCAAATCGAAGCAGTTGCCTCTAATTCTGGTGGGGAAACAAAACAAACAGCTGCTGTATTTCTTGATAGAACTGCACCTAAGTTAACATACGAAATTGACCAAGAAAACCTTGTAATCACAGGAAAAGTGGATGATATCTTACTAGATTGGATGACAGAATCTGGTTGGGTAGCACCTGGAATTCCAGTGAGACTACAGTATGAAATCAACGGAAATGGTGTATGGGAAAGTGCATTCCTAAATCCTTGGGAGAAAAATTACGGCATTTATTTAGATCGTACTCAATTACAAGAAGGTAAAAATACAATTCACATTGTAGCAACAGATGCAGCTGGAAATACATCTAATTTAAATGTTGATTTAGATGTGAAATAA
- a CDS encoding aromatic amino acid hydroxylase: MTKKTEIPSHLKPFVSTQHYDQYTPVNHAVWRYIMRQNHSFLKDVAHPAYVNGLQSSGINIEAIPKVEEMNECLASSGWGAVTIDGLIPGVAFFDFQGHGLLPIATDIRKVENIEYTPAPDIVHEAAGHAPILLDPTYAKYVKRFGQIGAKAFSTKEEHDAFEAVRTLTIVKESPTSTPDEVTAAENNVIEKQNLVSGLSEAEQISRLFWWTVEYGLIGDIDNPKIYGAGLLSSVGESKHCLTDAVEKVPFSIEACTSTTYDVTKMQPQLFVCKSFEELTEALEKFAETMAFKTGGKEGLEKAIRSENHATAELNSGLQITGTFTETIENDAGELIYMRTSSPTALAIHNKELANHSTAVHSDGFGTPIGLLTENIALENCTDEQLQALGITIGNIAEFTFESDIHVKGTVTDIVKNDNKIALISFINCTVTYNDRVLFDASWGAFDMAVGSTITSVFPGAADAAAFFPMDEEIQEIPAPLVLNELERMYQTVRDIRNEGILHDAHIEQLVAIQEVLNKFYTKEWLLRLEILELLLEHNKGHETSAALLQQLSTFTTDEAVTRLINNGLTLLPVKGVKNDATIN, encoded by the coding sequence ATGACAAAGAAAACAGAAATTCCATCGCATTTAAAACCATTCGTATCCACACAGCATTATGATCAATACACACCGGTGAACCACGCTGTATGGCGTTACATTATGAGACAAAATCATAGTTTCTTAAAAGACGTTGCCCATCCAGCCTATGTGAATGGACTACAATCATCTGGTATTAATATAGAGGCAATCCCAAAGGTAGAAGAAATGAATGAATGTTTGGCGTCAAGCGGCTGGGGCGCTGTAACGATTGACGGACTTATTCCTGGCGTCGCATTTTTCGATTTTCAAGGGCACGGATTGCTACCAATCGCAACAGATATTCGCAAAGTAGAAAACATCGAGTATACACCTGCTCCAGATATTGTACACGAAGCAGCAGGACACGCACCTATTTTACTTGATCCTACATATGCAAAATATGTAAAACGATTTGGGCAAATTGGTGCAAAAGCTTTTTCTACAAAAGAAGAACATGATGCATTCGAGGCTGTTCGTACATTAACGATTGTAAAAGAAAGCCCTACTTCTACTCCTGATGAAGTTACAGCTGCTGAAAATAATGTAATTGAAAAACAAAACTTAGTTTCTGGCTTATCAGAAGCGGAACAAATTTCACGTCTTTTCTGGTGGACAGTGGAATACGGATTGATTGGAGATATAGACAATCCAAAAATATATGGTGCTGGTCTCCTTTCTTCTGTTGGCGAAAGCAAACATTGCTTAACAGACGCTGTAGAAAAGGTTCCATTCTCTATAGAGGCATGTACAAGTACAACTTATGACGTAACAAAAATGCAACCACAACTATTTGTTTGTAAATCATTTGAAGAATTAACAGAAGCACTTGAGAAATTTGCTGAAACGATGGCCTTTAAAACAGGTGGTAAAGAAGGCTTAGAAAAAGCAATTCGCTCTGAAAACCATGCAACTGCTGAATTAAATAGCGGATTACAAATTACAGGTACATTCACCGAGACAATTGAAAACGATGCGGGTGAATTGATTTATATGCGAACAAGTTCGCCAACAGCATTAGCCATTCACAATAAAGAGCTAGCGAATCATTCTACGGCTGTACACAGTGACGGCTTTGGAACACCGATTGGATTACTCACTGAAAATATTGCATTAGAAAATTGTACAGATGAACAACTACAAGCATTAGGAATTACAATTGGAAATATTGCTGAGTTTACTTTTGAAAGTGATATTCATGTAAAAGGAACAGTAACAGATATTGTAAAAAACGATAATAAAATCGCTCTTATTTCCTTTATCAATTGTACAGTTACTTATAACGACCGCGTTTTATTTGATGCTTCATGGGGCGCATTTGATATGGCTGTTGGTTCAACAATCACTTCCGTATTCCCAGGTGCCGCAGATGCTGCAGCATTTTTCCCAATGGATGAAGAAATTCAAGAAATTCCTGCTCCACTTGTACTGAATGAACTTGAACGTATGTATCAAACAGTTCGTGATATCCGAAATGAAGGTATTTTACACGACGCACATATCGAGCAATTAGTAGCAATTCAAGAGGTATTAAATAAATTCTATACGAAAGAATGGTTACTTCGCCTTGAAATATTAGAATTGCTTTTAGAACATAACAAAGGGCACGAAACATCAGCAGCATTATTACAACAACTTTCTACTTTCACAACTGATGAAGCTGTAACACGCCTTATTAACAATGGTCTTACGCTACTTCCAGTAAAGGGTGTGAAAAATGATGCTACGATTAACTGA
- a CDS encoding 4a-hydroxytetrahydrobiopterin dehydratase, whose protein sequence is MMLRLTEEEVQEELLKLDKWVVKDEKWIERKYMFSDYLKGVEFVSEAAKLSEEHNHHPFILIQYKAVIITLSSWNAKGLTKLDFELAKQFDELFVQNEKAVIRK, encoded by the coding sequence ATGATGCTACGATTAACTGAAGAAGAAGTTCAAGAGGAATTATTAAAGTTAGATAAATGGGTAGTAAAAGATGAAAAATGGATTGAAAGAAAATATATGTTTTCCGACTACTTAAAAGGAGTCGAATTTGTCTCTGAAGCCGCCAAACTATCAGAAGAACATAATCACCACCCATTTATCCTTATCCAGTATAAAGCAGTCATTATTACTTTGTCATCTTGGAATGCAAAAGGTTTAACGAAACTCGATTTTGAGCTTGCGAAGCAATTTGATGAACTATTTGTCCAAAATGAAAAAGCCGTTATAAGAAAGTAA
- a CDS encoding DoxX family protein yields MNQHIGNLIIRIVLGVTFFMHGLTKFQSGIDNIAGWFTSIGLPGGLAYGVATVELVGGLLLILGLGVRYIGLLFALVMVGAIVKVKWSAGLLGDGKNPGFELELALLAMGAYLFVAKADGFVDNFLKEKMSKKN; encoded by the coding sequence ATGAATCAACATATTGGTAACTTAATTATTCGTATCGTGTTAGGGGTAACATTCTTTATGCACGGTTTAACAAAATTCCAATCGGGAATTGACAATATTGCAGGGTGGTTCACAAGCATTGGTTTACCAGGAGGACTTGCATACGGTGTAGCAACAGTTGAATTAGTTGGCGGTCTATTATTAATTCTAGGTTTAGGTGTAAGATATATTGGATTATTATTTGCACTAGTTATGGTTGGAGCAATTGTAAAAGTAAAATGGTCAGCTGGTTTATTAGGAGATGGAAAAAATCCTGGCTTCGAATTAGAGCTTGCATTACTAGCAATGGGGGCGTACTTATTTGTTGCGAAAGCGGATGGTTTTGTAGATAATTTCTTAAAAGAGAAAATGTCAAAGAAGAACTAA
- a CDS encoding helix-turn-helix domain-containing protein, with amino-acid sequence MNIGSAIREIRQRRGITIAQICEGTGLSKGFMSQVENNKTSPSISTLETISNFLNVPLPYLLLEQKDRLKVVKKVERKYSVYGKDEQRIEHVAEQGGLRLNLVEIPAGFPKENTPNAHEGEECHLVLRGKLEVQHGEDVAIVEEGDSFSWNACVPHIVRNIGEETALLLISSHAENRKRVY; translated from the coding sequence ATGAATATTGGTTCTGCAATACGTGAAATTCGTCAACGTAGAGGCATAACAATTGCACAAATTTGTGAGGGAACAGGTCTTTCTAAAGGGTTTATGAGTCAGGTTGAAAATAATAAAACATCACCATCTATCTCAACTTTAGAAACGATCTCCAATTTTTTAAACGTTCCTCTTCCCTATTTATTGTTAGAACAAAAAGATCGATTGAAAGTTGTCAAAAAGGTAGAGCGTAAATATAGTGTATACGGAAAAGATGAACAAAGAATTGAACATGTTGCAGAGCAAGGTGGTCTTCGCCTCAATCTCGTAGAAATTCCTGCTGGGTTTCCGAAAGAAAACACACCAAATGCCCATGAAGGAGAAGAATGTCACCTTGTATTACGCGGAAAACTAGAAGTTCAACACGGAGAAGATGTTGCAATTGTAGAAGAAGGGGATTCTTTCTCCTGGAATGCATGTGTTCCTCATATCGTTCGTAATATAGGAGAAGAAACTGCATTATTACTCATCTCTAGTCATGCTGAAAATCGAAAACGTGTTTATTAA
- a CDS encoding MaoC family dehydratase produces MSIKVGDVFKYERRFTEEEVFEFANITGDKGRHHMEYDENGRLMVHGLLTASIGTKVGEELHYIARELVSEFIRPVFAGDTITCELTLTNIEQMEGYKKVSIESVYRNQNEKTVLVGTSYGVIRG; encoded by the coding sequence ATGAGTATAAAAGTTGGGGATGTATTTAAATACGAAAGAAGATTTACTGAGGAAGAGGTTTTTGAATTTGCAAATATTACAGGGGATAAAGGTAGGCATCATATGGAATATGATGAAAATGGACGTTTAATGGTTCATGGTTTATTGACTGCTAGTATTGGAACGAAAGTAGGAGAAGAATTACATTACATAGCAAGAGAATTAGTAAGTGAGTTTATTAGACCAGTTTTTGCAGGAGATACGATCACTTGTGAATTAACTTTAACAAATATTGAACAAATGGAAGGTTATAAAAAGGTTTCAATCGAGTCAGTTTATCGTAATCAAAACGAAAAAACTGTACTAGTTGGGACAAGCTATGGAGTTATAAGAGGATAA
- a CDS encoding GNAT family N-acetyltransferase: protein MYIYHNGLIIREGTNGVPAYAIKTLFEDAGWSNENIPSWQIEKFTIAFENSTWAFTIWDEEEMIAMVRVISDGIMVANIVNLVVKCEYRGKGLGKKLVALCLQKLPHGDWFAHTSANNFDFYRSCGFEVRELSRNGTCAYYGYQIAKKEGHR from the coding sequence ATGTACATTTATCATAATGGACTTATTATTCGTGAGGGAACGAATGGTGTACCTGCATATGCAATTAAGACTTTATTTGAAGATGCCGGTTGGAGCAATGAGAATATCCCTTCTTGGCAAATTGAAAAATTTACGATAGCATTTGAAAATTCAACATGGGCATTCACAATTTGGGATGAAGAAGAGATGATTGCAATGGTTAGAGTCATTTCTGATGGAATCATGGTCGCGAACATAGTAAATTTAGTTGTGAAATGTGAATATAGAGGGAAGGGATTAGGTAAGAAACTTGTCGCTCTTTGTTTGCAAAAATTGCCACATGGTGACTGGTTTGCACATACTTCTGCGAATAATTTTGATTTTTATAGAAGTTGTGGTTTTGAGGTGAGAGAGTTATCGAGAAATGGAACATGTGCGTACTATGGATATCAAATAGCCAAAAAAGAGGGGCACCGATAA
- a CDS encoding GNAT family N-acetyltransferase yields MFHTDRLQIRKYTMDDLQFYASLWGNEKVMRYIGNGTLKTYMQCKKSLEEWVIPSYKNGLGLFVLIEKKTGIRIGHAGLVKQQIDGKEEIEIGYWLLPQYWGKGYAKEAAAAFRDYGFQALRMNKLISLINPDHPASIFVARKTGLSYEKTTSFHGIDVLVYSIRRVG; encoded by the coding sequence ATGTTTCATACAGATCGTTTACAAATTCGCAAATATACAATGGATGATTTACAGTTCTACGCTTCACTATGGGGAAATGAGAAGGTAATGCGTTATATTGGAAATGGGACGTTAAAAACATATATGCAGTGTAAAAAAAGTTTGGAGGAGTGGGTGATTCCTAGCTATAAAAACGGTCTCGGTTTATTTGTATTAATTGAAAAGAAAACGGGAATACGAATTGGTCATGCAGGATTAGTGAAGCAACAAATAGATGGAAAAGAGGAAATTGAAATTGGTTATTGGTTATTACCTCAGTATTGGGGAAAAGGGTATGCGAAAGAAGCAGCAGCAGCATTTCGAGATTATGGCTTCCAAGCGTTACGAATGAATAAATTAATCTCTCTTATTAATCCGGACCACCCCGCCTCAATCTTTGTTGCCAGAAAAACAGGGCTTAGTTATGAGAAAACAACTTCATTTCATGGGATCGATGTTCTCGTTTATTCTATTAGGCGTGTTGGATGA
- a CDS encoding ankyrin repeat domain-containing protein — protein sequence MRTEERVTTELVREFVMAAHGDLEKVQELLAESPSLLHASYNWGGSDWESALGAAAHVGRKDIALYLLEKGARMDIFAAAMLGEIEVVQAILVAQPEALRASGPHGISLLQHARMGGEKAQRVFDYLTVLSY from the coding sequence ATGCGAACAGAAGAACGTGTTACCACTGAGTTAGTAAGGGAATTTGTTATGGCAGCTCACGGAGATTTAGAAAAAGTACAAGAACTGTTGGCTGAATCGCCAAGTTTACTTCATGCCTCTTACAATTGGGGTGGGTCAGATTGGGAAAGTGCGTTAGGAGCAGCGGCACATGTAGGGCGTAAAGATATTGCTCTTTACTTATTAGAAAAGGGTGCTCGAATGGATATTTTCGCGGCCGCTATGCTGGGAGAAATAGAAGTTGTACAAGCTATTTTAGTAGCACAACCAGAAGCATTACGTGCATCTGGTCCACATGGTATTTCTCTTCTTCAACATGCACGAATGGGTGGAGAAAAAGCACAGCGTGTATTTGACTACTTAACGGTGCTTTCTTACTGA
- a CDS encoding ABC transporter ATP-binding protein has product MISVNKVFYAHSERFQMQNMNVHIKAGEVVSLIGPNGSGKSTLLRLMARLLKQSEGDIVLDGKSIHTMKSADVAKQLAMLPQMHDHQLDLTVKELIEFGRGPHKSWRGRLNKEDEEIVDWALSVTNLEGYEYRLLQSLSGGERQRAWIAMTLAQRTNVLLLDEPTTFLDIVHQLEVMELVKRLNEEFGMTIIMVLHDINQAAQYSDRLLVLKRGKLQYDGVPEEVLCHEMFQHIFGIEVDIFQGSEKPFFTPKRISKKGGAKCEQKNVLPLS; this is encoded by the coding sequence GTGATTTCCGTTAACAAAGTGTTTTACGCACATTCTGAAAGATTTCAAATGCAAAATATGAATGTACATATTAAAGCTGGAGAGGTCGTTAGTTTAATTGGACCGAATGGGTCAGGGAAATCTACTTTGCTTCGTTTAATGGCAAGACTACTTAAACAGAGCGAAGGAGATATCGTTTTAGATGGAAAAAGTATTCATACGATGAAAAGTGCCGATGTAGCGAAGCAATTAGCGATGTTACCACAAATGCATGATCATCAATTAGATTTAACAGTGAAAGAATTAATCGAATTTGGAAGAGGCCCTCATAAATCATGGAGAGGTCGCTTAAATAAAGAAGATGAAGAAATTGTTGATTGGGCATTGTCTGTTACAAATCTTGAAGGGTATGAATATCGTCTTTTACAATCTTTATCAGGAGGGGAAAGACAACGCGCTTGGATTGCAATGACGCTAGCACAACGTACGAACGTCTTATTATTGGATGAGCCAACAACTTTTTTAGATATCGTTCATCAGTTGGAAGTAATGGAACTTGTGAAACGACTAAACGAGGAATTTGGTATGACAATTATAATGGTTTTACATGATATTAACCAAGCGGCTCAATATAGTGATCGTTTACTCGTATTAAAGCGAGGGAAGCTTCAGTATGATGGTGTACCAGAAGAAGTGTTATGTCATGAAATGTTTCAACATATATTTGGCATAGAGGTAGATATTTTTCAAGGAAGCGAAAAGCCATTTTTTACACCGAAACGAATTTCTAAAAAAGGAGGAGCAAAATGCGAACAGAAGAACGTGTTACCACTGAGTTAG
- a CDS encoding ABC transporter substrate-binding protein, whose product MKKSITLFTAILSIFFLLIGCSAKGDEKASATKTEKGKEKIEVTDLSGRKVTFDKVPESFATLSMGDMNIIHALGGKIVGRPDAKITLPEDIKKIQVIGNAHQPNFEQIASLKPDVLIANNGFQKNIPTVEGQGTKVMISSANSVQDIQKNIELYGTIMKKEDKANELNQKINVQMKKYEKKSDVKALLVYGAPGTYLAALPTSLSGDILEKTGGKNIAADFPEMKEYPQYAQLSVERIIEANPDVIYLITHGDPNSVKKAFEGEMMKNEAWKNLDAVKQNRVVILPPDLFGSNPGTKVTEAMDFMYKSIQDVRK is encoded by the coding sequence ATGAAAAAATCTATTACGCTATTCACAGCGATTTTATCTATTTTTTTCTTATTAATAGGTTGCAGTGCAAAAGGAGACGAAAAAGCATCGGCAACAAAAACAGAAAAAGGAAAAGAGAAAATAGAAGTTACCGACCTGTCAGGAAGAAAGGTGACATTCGATAAAGTGCCAGAGAGTTTTGCGACATTAAGTATGGGAGACATGAATATTATTCATGCTTTAGGCGGAAAAATAGTAGGTCGTCCGGATGCAAAAATAACTCTTCCAGAGGATATAAAGAAAATACAAGTAATCGGGAATGCACATCAGCCAAATTTTGAGCAAATTGCTAGCTTAAAGCCTGATGTACTTATTGCTAACAATGGATTTCAAAAGAACATTCCAACGGTGGAAGGACAAGGAACGAAAGTAATGATTTCTTCTGCGAATTCTGTACAAGATATTCAAAAGAATATTGAGCTATATGGAACGATAATGAAGAAAGAAGATAAAGCAAACGAACTTAATCAAAAAATTAATGTTCAAATGAAGAAATATGAGAAAAAGAGCGATGTGAAAGCACTGCTAGTGTATGGAGCACCAGGTACATATTTAGCCGCATTACCAACCTCTTTATCAGGTGATATTTTAGAAAAGACAGGCGGAAAAAATATCGCTGCTGATTTTCCAGAAATGAAGGAATATCCGCAATATGCGCAGCTAAGCGTAGAACGCATTATTGAGGCAAATCCAGATGTGATTTATTTAATTACACATGGAGATCCAAATAGTGTTAAAAAAGCATTTGAAGGTGAAATGATGAAAAATGAAGCATGGAAAAATTTAGATGCAGTAAAACAAAATCGTGTAGTTATTTTGCCACCTGACTTATTTGGATCAAATCCTGGAACAAAAGTTACAGAAGCGATGGACTTTATGTATAAAAGTATACAAGATGTAAGGAAATGA
- a CDS encoding YrhC family protein, which translates to MKELQEKIEDYTRFGQILLAVSTLLMVGLLIPSGAKETSQPFVMMGSIVIFLSLSFFFFQRVKVMRDELEGNECE; encoded by the coding sequence ATGAAAGAATTACAAGAGAAAATAGAAGATTATACTCGGTTCGGACAAATTCTTCTCGCTGTAAGTACATTGTTAATGGTTGGCTTATTGATTCCAAGTGGAGCAAAAGAAACATCACAACCTTTTGTTATGATGGGGAGCATTGTTATATTTTTAAGTTTATCCTTCTTTTTCTTTCAGCGTGTGAAAGTGATGCGAGACGAGTTAGAGGGAAACGAATGTGAATAA